GCGGCGGGGGCGCCGGCTCGCATCCCCTGGCGGCGGCCGCCTCGGAGGAGCCGCTCCGGCCCACGGCGCTCAATTACCCTCACCCTGGCGCGGCCGAGGCGGCCTTCGTGAGCGGcttccccgccgccgccgccgccgccgccgccgccgccgcgggcgcGGGCCGCTCGCTCTACGGTGGGCCCGAGCTTGTGTTCCCCGAGGCCATGAACCACCCCGCGCTGACCGTGCACCCGGCGCACCAGCTGGGCGCCTCCCCACTGCAGCCCCCGCACTCCTTCTTCGGCGCCCAGCACCGGGACCCTCTGCACTTCTACCCCTGGGTCCTGCGGAACCGCTTCTTCGGCCACCGCTTCCAGGGTGAGTGCCCATGCTGTGCCCGCTCAGGCGGCCGGCCGGCGCCGGCgctgcgggggcgcggggaggctcgggggcgcgcggggctgtTCAGAAGTTGTTGAAACAAGGCTGTGGGTCCGCAGAGGCCGGGTCCCAAGCAGGGAATAGCCGCGCGGGATCCGTTCGCGCTTCTGCGGCGTTGGCTTCCCTCCCCGAGAGCCAGGTTGGGGTCTCCGGGCTTTCCCGGAAACGGTGCGGGTTCGGACGCCAAGCCCGGGCGCATCCTTGCTGCCTCTCCTGATCCTCCCCGCGGCCTGCCGGCATCTCTCGCTGCTGAGCGGGTCCCAGCCCAGAGTGCGCAGCGCCCAccgccccctccctctgcccgggCTGGACCTGGGACCCTACCTACTTCGCTCGCACATCCACCACCAGTTCCCAGATATCTGCCCTCTGGCGCGTCCGAGCAGGGTAAAGTCCACCTGCGTGCCCCGGGTCTACGGAGAGaaggggcagcggggagggcaaACTGGAGAGTTAATGTTCACTGTGGAGTGCTGCACCGTCTTGGGGTGTTTCTCAGCAACCTCGATCCGACTTCTTCAAGTCACAAGTGCCTCTGGGACCTAGGGTCGGGAAGGTTTGCAATAGCAGCCGGCTTCCTCCTCCTCGCGCCGACTCTGCGAGCCCACCCGGCTGCTGCGGGACCCACGGCAGTCCTCtcaggcagggggcgggggcagagggctTTTAAGGTCGTAGCAAGTGGAGCTCCCGTGTCTTCACCAGGCAATTTGCTAATGAAGATCCCCCACTGGCCTTACAAACGCGCGCACACACGTTTCAATTATCTGACTTTCCCGAAGGAAAGAGAGTTGTATTTGTTGGAGTTCGTTTTCTTCCTTGAATTTGttagtttgtttctcttttcatgtcttttttttttttttttaaagaatggccTTAATTTGTGCAGTAATTGCTTtactttccagttttattttgttactgtAGACGGGACTGGACCTCAGCCTTTTGAGCCTCCATGCCTCAGAGCTAGGTAACCCGTTTTTtagtgaaacaaatgaaaaggataGAGCTAGAGCTTCAGCTGCCAACCTAATCTGAGGATAAACCATGGTCTCTACACAGTCTGAGGATAAACCGTGGTCTACGCAGTCAAAGTAAACCAGATGTTTGGTACCATTATTTAGATAACAAGAAAAATGATCTTTTGAGGTGTTGGCTGTAGCTGCTGAACTGTTTCACGGAAAATGGCTTTCCTGGTCCAATTTGTCAATTTGCTTAGTTCCATCTGACCAGTAGATACTGACCCAGCAGAtcccacaaaataaaaagaatgtaattaCTTGAACAAGAATTTTTTTGTGGGCAGACTTTTCCCCCCTGGGATTCCAAAGATTTGCCCAAAAtcattgggggagggggggccacGGAAGGGAGGGAGTCTGTGGTGTCAGGCGCTTTAGGCAAGAAACCTGTCGATTACAATCATTGTTTACTgctataaatgaagttttattcaAAACTGAATCACCTCGAGGTTCCAtgggcccagccctgcctgggtCTCAAAACCTGGCACCCGTGGGCCGATCTGAGAGTCCCGGCTATTTTTGAACCCCGTCGGGCCGGGGCAGTAGGGGGACCTGTGGTTAGGAGGCTGGTGCGGGGACAGGGGCTCCGAGGAGAGGGCAGGGCCGGTCCCAAGTCCCGTGGTCTCTCTGCTCCTCCGGAGCTGGCCTCCCCGGCTGCGCCCTTGGCTTCGGACCCGGCGCCCCGCTGGTTCCCTGTGGAGTGCTCCACCGTCTGCTTTTCCCGCCTCTGGCCTCGTCCCCGCCGGCGCGGGGTGCCGAGGGCCGGGGACACCTCGCGActgctccggctccggctccggctccggctcgggctccggctccgAGAGCGTTCCCAGCCCGGCGAGGCCGGATGAATTCTCCGAAAAACCTCCGAAATCGCTGCGGCTCCCTGAGCCATCAGTCCCGGCGGGCACGTTGTCGAGTTGCAAAAACggttggatttttttctctctctcaagaaccGTGTCTGGACACGGAGATGGAGCCGTGCGCGGCCGCATTTTTGAACTCGGAAATCCGTTGGACACGGAAGGGCTTTTCCGACCCCGAGACGTTGCGGCTTTGGGTCCGGTCTCGGTGGCGGCGGAGCCGTGCGCGCCCGGCAGCCTCGAGCCTTGCGGTCACAGCGAGGCCTCGGGGCTGCGGGCCGAGCCGTCCCAGGCCCTCCGGCGCCGTGTTTTCTAGAGAACCGGGTCTCTCCGATGCTCATTTCAGCCCCGTTTTAATGCAAGAAACGAAACCCTACACGAACGAAAAGGAACATGTCTGCGCTCCGTGCGCTGCGCCCTCCGGCAGCGCGGGCCGGCGCGCGGGGAGGCGGCTGCTCCGCTGAGCCCGGCGCTGGGAGAGGACGAGCCCACGCGGGATGGCCCGGATCAGGCGGCGGGATCCCGAAGCCGCTGGCCCCCGAGGCCCGAAGGGGAGGAGCCGGCGGGGACCGGGAACGGGCCGCACTTCGGTGCCATTTCCCCCGGACTCAGCAACTTTCCAGACCCGGGAACGGCGTCTGGAGGGGGCCCCGGGGAAGCCCCCGACCGCGGGAGTCGGCGTCGGTAATGGGCCGGTACTTCAAAGGGCGCCTTTGTTCCGGCGGGAGGAGGGGGAACGAGGCCATCTCCGCAGCTCCGCCGGCCTCTCCCACTCGTCGCCCCGGGCTCCTCCGCCCAGCCGGCCGACCTCGAGCCCCCTGGCCGGCCACGGCCTCTCCAGGAGCCAGTGCAGCGGCTGGCCCGGGCACTTGGGATCCCTAGCTCCCACTTCCAGCCACTTCAGACCTGGGATTTTCTATTGCCAGTCTTTGCCTTGAAAGGACCCGCATTGAGAGGCCGGAGGAAAGCGGGGTGGGGTTCAGTTCCTCCTGGCTCCAGGGAAGGCTAAGTCAGCCTCCTTACACTTTTCCACCCATCCTTGTCTGAAACTGAACGCCCACTCCCACAGGCCAGAACTACTGCCTGGAAACAGGCCACACTGGCCCCAGCCCCAAGCTTGTTCTGCTCTTGTGGTCCAGTTAAGGGAAACGGAAGCTGTAGACGGATTGTTGAGGCCCCTACCCATCGTGGGTGCCAGCATAGGCACCTAAGGCATCATTCTGTCCATACAGAAACATAGAGCTATTGATCCGTTTGTCCCGATGGTTAGTTTTGCAGGAAACCACCTCTTCCTTACAGGGAAAAGCCTTGCTTCTTTTGAAATCCAAATGTGTCATCACTTTTCAGTATCTTGAGTCATTTTCCTGCCCCTTGCTTCTTCATGGGTGGGTCAGAAGAACCCCAGAATACAGAACCCCTGTATTCTGCACATACATGTGGACATAGATAGAAGGACACATTCTATCTGCCCCGCCAGGACATTATAATAAACCAAAGCAACCTAGCTTTTCCTAAAATAGCCAGACTTGAGGCAAAGGGATGTGTGTATGTCAGAAGGACAGAGATGCTTGGTGCTTACATCCTCCACTTTGGTTTTataaagagaaacacagagaactcCACCACACAAGTGACCAACACACAGTCCCAGAATTACAAAACAGTCAtcaaatatcacacacacacacacacacacacacacacacggaggcagaCTGCAGGCCTGCTCACTCAGCCACAGACTGCCCTTGACACCCCTTGCACCCCATTCACTCCCACCTATAGGGTCTCTCCAGGCTGCCACCTCACATTTAACCAGCCTGGGCTAGTTGAGTTGCTGAGGCCAAACCCTGTGAACTCTGGGATAGAGCAAGGCCTTCTCTCTGTCCAGCTCACTTGTGCAGAGGAAAACACTATTAGGACTTCACCCAGGCCCAGAACaatgctgtttgtttgttttttttaagcaatttaacCTCAACAAAGAGTGTTtgctccacccccgcccccaccttgtCCACCTTTCTCTGGCCTATCACACTGGTACCCACTTAGGACTTTAATTCTTATTCCTACTTGGATCAGGCTCCTCCTTTCATTCCTTCTTAACTCCTGTCTGCCAGACCACCTCCTGTGATCATCTGTCCCCTCCACCATCACCAGGCCCCCACTTTGAAGGACCCACTGCGCAAGGTGCCCCTCCATCTCCCCATGATGTGATGCCACCCCCTTTTGTAGCTGCACAGATCCAGCCACTTGAAACAGAAAAGTGATGGTCAGGGGATTTCATCTCCCCTCTAGCCACCTCGCTCCACAGGAAACCCCAGCAATAAAGTTCACCTGTGTAAATGCCCAAAGAAGCCGAAGGACTTAGAGAAAGTAATGCCAGTCAGTTTCCACCACCAGAGGGACATGAAGTTACCAGGAGAGTTTTAGCAATAGCATATCAATTATGTGCCCTTATTTCACTTAGAGAGGTGTTTCCAGAGATGGGAGATCTCCACTGAAATCCAAACAATTGTCTCAAACAGAACAACAGGTCAAATAGGGTAAAACCAGTGGCCATTTCTGAAGAAATTAATTGGACCAGTCAATCTCAACAGCTAACCATGTGAAAACATTCCATCTAGGGCTCTTCGTCGTTGTCAGTGGCCCAGGGGTCATGATATGTGCCACTGCATGAGAATCCATTGGTGACATCAGGGCCTGTTTCAAGTCTGATAGCACGTGCAACCAAGCCAGAGATTGTGTGAAGGCCTAGTGGGGGGTTTATGGAGAGTAGGGCTGTGGGTGGAAGCTTATTTTGGCTTTTGTAGTTCCTGACCTAACCACCCTGGCATCCAACCCAGTgtcagcccctcctcctgcctgtaGGAGCTGAGTTCCCATGATGGCCAACATTTGCCAAGGGACAATCACACTCTTTGAAAATCTTGTATGGTAGATGGGAGAAAAAGACAGTAGGGAGGCTGGAGCATATATTTACACACGCCCATGCAGAAAccaatatatctatatctatatatattagaGAGAAAGATGACATCTAGATATTTATACACGTGTTTCTTCAGCACGGGACTATTCAGGGATGAAGCAAGGCCTTTTCCCACCAGAGAGCAGGAggagtcttctgggggagagaggtgggaaagggagaaggaaaagcctGACCTCAGACCTTCAGGTGTTGCCTGGACCTTGGGCTAGCGGCTAGCCTATTTTTTACCACTAGCAAGGGAGAACCTGGGTCGGTTGGTAGGAATTTTCAAAGGGCTAGCAGCCTGAGCATCTAGCTGCAAGGCTGGTTTAAACAGGTGTGAAAAGAGCGTGCCTTGGGTACCTTCTACTTCCTGAAAATGTGTTTGGCTGAGGGTGCTTAGCAGCCTCACTGTTCCCCTTGTCACCTTCCTGACACCCAGCCCGGTCCCTACTCTTGGCCCTTTTTGAGGGAGCTAGGACAGGGTCAGTGGACAAAAAGAGCTCAGGAGGGActttgcccacccccacccccaccccctcaccccccagccccttccGCGGCTCCGCTGCTCCGGGCGCTGTGCATTCGGGCCGGCGGGCGCCTCGCTAGGCCCGGGCCCTCCTGGCCTAACCCAGGGATCCGCAGCTCAGCCATTCCCCGCCTCCGGCGACCGACGGGGTAGCTCCGGACCTAGGGAAGTATTCGGGAGGAGAGAGGAGCGGCCTCCAGGAAGCGgcggccccaggggcaggggagaagcgGGGGCGGGAGTCCCGGATTGGAGAGGGTAGCGGAGGGCGCCTGCGAGCGGGGccagagggctgggctgggccggcTCCCGCGGGACGGCGCGGGCGGCCGGCTGCGGCTCACGGCGCCCCTTCTCTCTGTCTATACCTGCTGTGCTGCCGTCGGCGGCGCGGCCGCAGCGAGCGACGTGCCCCAGGACGGGCTGCTTCTGCACGGCCCCTTCGCGCGCAAGCCCAAGCGGATCCGCACGGCCTTCTCGCCCTCGCAGCTCCTGCGGCTGGAGCGCGCCTTCGAGAAGAACCACTACGTGGTGGGCGCCGAGCGGAAGCAGCTGGCCGGCAGCCTCAGCCTCTCCGAGACGCAGGTAATAACCACCGCGCCGGCCCGCGCTCGGCCCGCGCgcccaggtggaggtgggggcgggcAGGTGCAGGAGGGCCCGAGTCTcacccctacccccgccccccgccggcctcccCGAGGCTCCGTCCCAGCCCGTTCCACCagccaccgccccccaccccgcggccCTCCCGCAGAGCTGGCCTCTAGAGCCCCTTCCCTCCCGCTGGGGTTGGCCTCGGCGAGGCCGCAGGGACCTCTGTCAAGCACTAAGGACACACCAGGAGGTTGGAATCAAACCACAACCTGGCCAGCTCTCCAAGCCCATGGGAGGTGCCAGGATATCTCGGGGAGGCGGTCGCCACAGCCGCGCCCGAGCTGTCCTAGTGTCCACGGGAGCCGTCTCAGCCCTGTGGTTGCAGCAGCTCTTCTCCCGCTGCTCCTCTGGGGTGCTCACGCGTTTGTGGAGCGCCCGGGCCGTTCCTGTACTGGCCCTGCTGCTGTTCACGGGCAGAGCTGGGGGAGGCCTCGGCTGCCCACCAGCGGACGTGCTGTGGGGAGAGAGCCTCAGGCTACCAACATCAAAAGCAGAGGAGATTAGCCAGGAAGGGGCCAGCCCTGCTTGGGGTCCGAGGGTGGCATTGATCTCTGCGCAGGCAGGCTGGTAGGGCTCTGGAAACTGGTGTCTGGGCACACAGACATGTGAGGAACCTGGGAATGGTGGGAAAGTAGATTCTGGGACTGTATTCAGACACTTAAAGGGCTGTTGAGTTGGGGAGGGAACAAACTCCCAAGGTGTGGAGAGGTTTTTGTACTGGGGGAAATTATGGTTACCACGTAGCATTTTTATGATAgataattaaggggaaaaaaagatttaaagaactaGATTGGAGTCATAGGGAGGCAGATTTGGGTTTATTGTAAGTAAAGACTTTGCCATAAATAAATGCTGCCTGGAAGCACCGCCTAAGCTCTTGGTCTCGGGGAGTAGGACGTGCTGTAGGGGCCGGCTGCTGCCCTGGAGGCGGATTTCAGTGTCTGGATGGGCCTCGGGAGACCTTACTCCCATCCAGCCCTCACAGCTCCCAGATTTGCAAATGAGAAAGGTCCACTTGCCCTCGCAGGGGCTCCCACCCCGCCGGCTTTTTATCAGCCTCTCCCCTTTCTTGCTGGTCAGGTCTCCACTATACCACCATCTTCCTTCCTAGTTCAGGACCTCAGAGGAGGTGCCTGGCAggggggagggcagcctggggcttTCCGCGGGAGTAGTGAAGGGGGCTCAGTGGGGGGGTGGGTCCAGACCCTAAGTGCCTCCCCAGCTCCCTTGGCCAGCATCACCCGCCAGTCCAAGCGTCCTATTTTGGTTTCTATTGTCGTCTTATCTGTCTGATGCCCCATTTAATCACGCCTCTGCAGGACCTGTGCTTTTTCAGATTTGCTAGCTGGGCTGTTCTAACTGCACAGATAAAGCTTACAACACAGCagagttagtttttaaaatgttttaaagaaatatatgctaaaaaaaaaaacccaggttaataaaataatactcCGTTCCCTCCTGGCAAaccttgttttaaaattgttgtcTAAAACAAAGCATCAATTAAAGAATGGTGTTTATAGTtaacatcatttaaaaagtattagttattaaattttaattgcaaaagtgtaagaaaacaaaatggtttATAATCCTCCCACCCACAGATTAACACTTGTTGAAATAATGTCATTGTTTTTAAACTTTCGGTTTTTTAGCTCAGTAAGagcatttttaattaactttctttCAAACCGAATCTAGCTGCCTATTTGCCCCCAACAATGCCAGTTAGTAAATGTAATGATTGTTTCCTTCgttttttattatgtttcaaaaatatctaaaacaaaacCCGATGGAATAATGTAATATATCCAGCTTAACTACCAAAATTCATGTCTAATCTTGTATCTATAGATGTGCTGGTTTTAGCATATAgaacaaaaaacaatagaactCTGGAAGGTTTGAGCCTGAGACACCTCCCTGTAGAGGTTTGTCTTCCCAGGTCAGGGCTCTGAGATAGAGATGGATTGGGCAGGGCTCCCTAGGCAGGCAGATTGGATTTCATTATCTTTCCCCTTGCTGACtgcctgtgtgactttgggcgagttactcaacctctctgagctctggTTTTCTCACCTGGAAAACAGATTGTTTAAAGATCAAAGACTTCCAAAAGGAATTCAAATAATGTTGATTCTCATCCCCagtctttcccttccctctgtttAAAGTAGTATGTCGTTAGTGTTACAATAAGCCCCTTACCTGGGTGTCCTGAGCAGTCCAGAGTTCCTTCTGCCATACCCGGTGTCCATCATCATCATAGCTGTCTTTCTGTCCCTCTTGTAAACTTATCATTTGGACTTAGGCTATATTATTAACAAATCACCCATCTTGCAGTATTTTCTGGGCAAGCTTACCTGTCATTTCCAGCTCCTGGCTATTTGTCAAGCGTGTGTCTGCCGTCAGCCCCCTGCCATCGATTTCTGCTGTCAGTGTCTACATTTGTCTCTTGGAGCTCTCTGATCCATCCTGCACAGATAGCTGTTTTATATCTAGCCACGTACTTCTGTCTGAGCTCATTAAACTGCCGCTCCAAAGCAGGTTAATTTATAATTCCTATTTTCTATTGATTACAATCTTCTTCTTCCTAACAATAGCTCTCACTTATCCAACTGTTTATTATTGCCTTATCACCtattctgctttctcttctgtgtATCTACCATCCATCTCAAGCTTCCATCTCTATAGGTCTAGTTAGCTACTGACAGCATATTCATATGTCTGCTAGTGCTTACCTATCACGTCATCAGCTCTCCCTTTAtcttctttctgggcctcagttgctGTATCTGTAAGATTTAATGAAACGAACTCCTTGGTTCTTTCCAGCCCTGAGTTTCTGGCTCATCTATATTCCGCTTCTGTTTCTATATGATGCTTCCTCCAAGTTCTCAGAG
This region of Vulpes vulpes isolate BD-2025 chromosome 8, VulVul3, whole genome shotgun sequence genomic DNA includes:
- the EMX1 gene encoding homeobox protein EMX1 yields the protein MCLAGCTPRTAAAPGRGALPGARLPPSALATATMFQPTAKRGFTIESLVAKDGGTGGGTGGGGAGSHPLAAAASEEPLRPTALNYPHPGAAEAAFVSGFPAAAAAAAAAAAGAGRSLYGGPELVFPEAMNHPALTVHPAHQLGASPLQPPHSFFGAQHRDPLHFYPWVLRNRFFGHRFQASDVPQDGLLLHGPFARKPKRIRTAFSPSQLLRLERAFEKNHYVVGAERKQLAGSLSLSETQVKVWFQNRRTKYKRQKLEEEGPESEQKKKGSHHINRWRIATKQANGEDIDVTSND